From the Papaver somniferum cultivar HN1 chromosome 2, ASM357369v1, whole genome shotgun sequence genome, the window CAAagcaagagatttcacctaatttacGAGTTGGCTTCTCACACAGACCACTAAACAAATAAGTTTTTGATGGGGCGCAATATTGGATGGGGGAGTAAGGTACAAATATGGGCTGTCATTTTTTCAATTAAGTCTACGGTACCTAATGAATTAAAGTTCTCGTTATTTTACGAGGAGGGTATTTACGGTGTAAATCAATTATGGCCTCGATTatacctttttctttttcttctctaaatATCGTCGGTTCAGTGACTTAAATTCCCCATTATCAATATTCAATCATATCATCTCCTTATTAATCCTGAGCGGAAGGAAAAATAGTCGAAAGAAACAGAATATTGTTTTACATAGTTGTAAATCTTAGTTAACCCTAAAACACAACTTAAGCACCCAACAACCATGGCAACCAAGATTTCACAACTCCCAAACCTCAAACACATTGCGATATAAAAAATTATAAAGTTTTCAATTAAAAGAAAACCACAGTGCTAAACACCATTATAAATGAAACCCATATcaacaaaaataatttttattttcatagTTCTGAAGAAgatacacacacccaaattttccTCTTTCTTCATTCTTTTGATTGCTAACCATACTCATGGTCATATATATCACTATTTGGACAAGGATTAGCATATTAGCATATATAGATTTGAAAATTATTGATGATGAGAGTAAAATGAATTTGAAAGATAACGTCTTTAaacttagggttttaaagagaTTCGAAAAAGCTCTCCATCTCTATCAGATAATCTCATTAGATGATCAGAATTATGGGTGTTGCCTTTTTTTCTATACGAATTTGATTGATGGGGAAAAATCAGAgagttttttttattcatttgttTAATTTTTGTTATTAAAAACAGGTTGTTCAAGCAATCTTTGGGTGTAGGAGGAAAGAGGATTATATATTTAGAgagaaaagaggaagaagaatgaAAGCTGGCGATATATTTAGAGAAGAACACAACAATTTTAATATTTGAGTGATAATAAATGTGTTTTACCAGAATTTTTTTAGAATCACCGAAATACTTCGTTAGACACCATAAATTGTATTGAAAAAAGGCATATTTTTGTTTGTTCCTCACGTCCTCACCAATATTGtgccccatcaaaaatttattcTGATTGAACAATGTGTCAAGGGATATGAGTTTATAAGAATACAAGCTCCACTACTTATATTATTATGACCAAAACTTGCTTGGACAATAAGGAATTACCAAATCCGAAAATCCTTGAGATAATCAATTAATGTATATTTTCGATTTCGACGAATTTCAACTGTAATTGAACTATTATAAGGTGACAACGCAAACATACACATACTTCAGACATTTTAGGAGCGTCAAGTGACTTATACAGAGACAAAATGAAAGAGCTACAACTAACTTGCCTCTCAGAGTCGGATAACTTGATGCTTTGACTAGTCTGaaatctgaagtctgaaccaCAAAACTAACCCTTCCGTGGTCCATACCAAATGCAGGTCCTGTCCTGAGTTGTTTTTGCCTTGAAGCGTACAATTTTTATGTTGCCCCCATAATTACATCAATGATCATTTTTTTCTACAATGATCGAACAATAATAATAGTGAACTATCAAGAGAATGAACATATACAACCATACAAATGAAAAATGAGAGATTGAAGATGAGAATTAGAAAACCTTTACAACTTCACACTCCTGAATCCTAAAAGTTctgattgtttttttcttttcttttataatcCGTCGGTAATGATTATACAATGGAATGGGTAAAACACTTCCATTTTAGCACTGATTATTCAATATTATGTCTGGTATACAACACAATTATGAATAATCCcctgaaatatttttgtttttaacaaaAACCAAATAGCAGAACAACTATTTGTTGCTCCCGTACCTTGTTGCCCCAAAAGTGGGGCTTTCCCTGCTTCCCCTATTGGCCCGTCCAAATGTGGAAATGCTAACCAATCTACAACTTGGAAGATAGACACCTCGAAAACTAGTACTTGATCGTTAGTTTGATGTCTAATCTAATCCTCTCCGACTCTATTATATGGGCTAAGCTAACATAATGACATTGGAATTCTGACCGATCAGATAGGTGAGGACAATTATTTCCCTTTAGGGCAAGTCTTAATTATATTTTCCGTTGAAGTTGGCGTTGGTGGTGGGTTACTAGGCTGGTGGCCTGACGATGTTGCCCGATTTAGCTCTCCAaaaacatatacagagaatatacTCCAAGTACCATGAGGCCATCTTCTTCCTCCTAGGAAGTAATTATTACAATCTCGGAAGTTCTGAATTATTAGTACTAGAATACCTCTCTCTCACACACACTCATACTATATGATCTTTTGGGATTTGGCGCCTTTTTAAGAGGGTACGAGGGTTTGCCATCACCTCCCAGGCTCCAACTTGGACGTCAGTACGGTATATCACTCCACTGGGAGATGGTTTTCATGGACACTCATATTTAATTGTAAACAATTGTCCGTAGACTCCATACCTGGCCTTTGAGGAAGTGCTGGGTCATAACCAGCCAAGGGCCGAAGACAATGGTTCTGGACAAATACAGAGCCTTTTGGATAAGAGTATCCACTTGGTGAACCCCTACTCCACTATGTGGGTTAAAGGGCAACTCAATGTGTACATATATCACATACAGGGGGTTTAACTTGGATACAATGCTATGCCTGTAAATAAAGAGGATGAGTATATAATCTCTTAAGCAGTAGAACAGTTTGCCAGAGAAAGGTACCCTGGCAGTCCGGCACGCAAATGGAACACCCTTGACCAGTAatttccaaataaaataaaataaaatgggaaACAATAAAATGGGGAACATGATTAATGATTTACAACaagcagaagaaaaaaagaacGAATCACCAATTGGGTTGTATATGCACATCACAGCAAAACAATAATTACACAATTGCACAAAAGCTGCCACCCCAAACCCAAACGTCGATATCCCAGCATAGCATCAAACCAACTTCCACACCATGTTCTTCCGCGACCTTAATAGTTGTATTTGTATCCTTTTCATTAGCAGTTCAAGAGTAGGAGAGATAAATACTAATAAAGAGGTCCCATTGTCGACCGAGAAAGTAATCTTCTGGATGCTGGGGCCGGGGGTGCTAATCCTGGAATGTCTCTGATGTTTTTGTTGTTTGGGTTAACAACCTAAAAACATATGAAAGGCAGTGCTTAGAGCACGATAAATTTTTTGAAACGGAagggagaagaaagaaaacgtGGATATGTATGTGAGTCTACACATCACTAAAGACAGAAAGTACCTTGACAATAATAATTGCGATTACACCACACACAACGAGGAATAAGAACATCATAATGCATTTATCCGTAGCAACCTAAAATACAGATTTTCGTTATATTAATTAACTAGAAAGATATAGGTGAACTGAATATAGAACACTGGAGTGGTTAAAAACCGGACATTCGAGGCATATTTGGACCAAGCTCGTCACCACATCAAGTTTCCATTAGAGTGATTTCATCGTAAGATTTCTCGTCCAATTTAAATCAGAAAAATAATAACAgaagaaaatcataaaaattaagcACTAACCTGTCTACCGATCTCCTTGACCAGCTGAGAAGCCTTCTTGATTGAGAAGTGAATGGTGTCCAGCTCGTTCACAATGCGACCCATTTGTTCAGTCTGTAAGTTTGATGTCAAAGTGAGCCAAGGGAAAAACGAAATGACAACAGgaaatcttttctttttctgtCAACTCACTTGGCCCTTCAATGTTCCTGCAGTTTGAGCTCCAACTTCAATTGTTTGCTCCACAACCTAAACATAGGTCATTGAAGTCAAGAAAAAACCGGTACTCCCCGAGTGCGACGAAAAATAATAGCTTTGCGGTAAATTTTCACCTGTTTTGAGCGCTCGATAGCCTGATCAGTTTCATCCATTCGCTTCTTTCCAGCGTCAATGAGCTCTTGATTGGACATTTCTAGAGCGTAGCCAGTTCAGCAAACATCAGCATATCATTCATCTTGAATATTAAAAAATCTAAGGCGCAACGTTACTAAATATTGGAAATTGACATTAGAAGTGCAAAGATTGACATTGCATTTAGAGAATTGGGGTAGTCAAATCTCACCCGATGCCATTAGTACATTGTCCTCAGCTACAGGGTCGCTACCTCCAGCTCCCATATCAAAGAGCTCGACTCTTTTATTGCCAAGGGTACTCATGAACCTGCAGGGTGCCAGTGACACATCATTAATGGACGTCGTATAAGCAGGGGTGACTCAAAGAGAACCATGTGGAAAGTTAAAGGTGTCAGACGATAAGTCTGGCTTACTAATTGAGATAACAATGAGCTTTTGATGAATTTAGACACTGTGCCCACTCGCAAGTAGAAAAAATACTGATCTATAGAAAAAATATTCATTCTCATGAAGAATTTATAAAGATTTCAAGAGGTTGTGAATCTTACGTTTTTCTCAAACCCACATACGAGTTCAATTCTTTAATCTGAAACAATGTACTTTATTCTGTTAATCAAAGAGACTATTTAGCAAAAGCTAAAATAACTGCAATTTGTACATAGTAAATAACTAATATGAGAAAGTATGTCAAATAACTAACCAGGGATTGCTTTCTGTCATTCAGTTGTTTATTGACCTCAGGAGGATTTCGACTCTCCTCATCTTTCACTTCCCGATCGAAGTCTTTGATCAGCCTGCCAAAAGCATCCAAGTAAGTGATAAGTGAAATTCCTAGCATTCAAAGGAAGGTGTTCGGTATTGCAATCACTAGAAGATACTGGACTGTCCAGATGGTTATTCGACTCACCTCTTACACTCCCTCATCTTTCCTGTAAGATCCTCCAACTGCTTACTTTGTCTATTTGGATCTTTAACCTTACCCAGCTTCTGAAATCCATTTCTGCAAATGCATAGCAAAATACCATTATAGTTAATAACGGATTCAagggttttattattttatcttaTATGCTAACTATAACCCCACATATCCGACCAAAATTCCTCATTGGAACAGCTTAGTAAAGGAGGCATATAACTCATGTCCTATACAAAAGGCTTGACATTAATCCATGTTCCCCAAAGGAAGGTTGACCTATAAAATAAATAACAAGTCTAGAGTAATGCACAAAGCAAATGTGCAGTTTCAAGGGGACGTTTATCCAATTAGATGGCTCATTTTATACAAATACAACACTCCTCTTAAATCAACACGAGAGAAAACTTACAGAAAAACCTCTTAATTCTATAACAGCTTACCACATCATACAAACAATTAAAAGTTAACTTATAAACACTAGAATCATCTTAAGCTAACTTTAACCACATTCAGTAATCATAACATTAAAACTAAAATGTATTCAGATACGGAAGAATTAGAGTGATGGAATACATTAGAGTAAGGTCCCTCACATGACTATCCAGTACAACTTATCAAAGGAAGGCAAACAACTCAGGTGCAGTGTAAAATGCTCAAAGACCAATTCAGGCCTACCAAAGGAAGTCTGACCTATATACAATGACAAGTCTAGAGTACTGCATAAAGAAAATATGTGGTTTGAATGGTAAATGAATCAAATTAGATTAACCGCATATTCATGACAATGAGTTGCATAAAACAACGATACGGTTCTATCAGCTGCCTGTTGGTTTTTCATGGTTTGTGTAACAAATGAAAATTAGTCTAAGCTAATCCTCTATGAGATTAAGTTATGCCGGATTAATAGTTATCTGCAGTAAGGTGTGTTTAACACTAGCTTAAGGTGAATGATTGATGAGTTGAAGCTAACTAGTGAACTGTCCCGTGTAGCCATGAGGTGTGTCTCCCTAACTCGTGATAGAAAGGTTGGACAGACATGTGGCAAGCATTAAAAAGACCCTGTTTTAGCCTCTTGCAATAAGAAAAAAAGAACCAGTTGTATCCATCCTTCAAGCACGAGAAAATAGAAGTATATGTTCAAGTCATTAACTAATTACTAGAGAAAGTAtctatcaacttcttcttctagctCAGTTCATACTAATTGTGATGAAGCCACGGAACATGATGTTGTGTATGTTGTTTAATGAAATGATTATGCTAGGTATATATGGAGTTTCAGTGAGCTGTCGTACATGTTAATACTAGGGTTAAATCTGAAAATCTAACAGTGCCTAGTTAGTCTTAGGATAATGGTTGCTATACGCTTTCTTCAATGAATCAAAATTTCCTAATGGGCTTTCCTGATAATGTGTCAATGGAAACACATTTTCATGTTTATGTTTGAATTAGTTACATACTGCATCAACAAGCAAAAATACTAGCAAATGAAGGGAAATCTTTGCACAACCTTACAAAAGTAAAAAAACCTAAATTCACACGAAAAGAAAAACACACATGTGTTTTAGACAAATCGAAGAGGTTTAAAGGTTAAATTGTAATGAATCTTACGCAAGAGCTCGAAAATGATCCTG encodes:
- the LOC113347024 gene encoding novel plant SNARE 13-like; the protein is MANDLQMSPQLEQIDGEIQDHFRALANGFQKLGKVKDPNRQSKQLEDLTGKMRECKRLIKDFDREVKDEESRNPPEVNKQLNDRKQSLIKELNSYVGLRKTFMSTLGNKRVELFDMGAGGSDPVAEDNVLMASEMSNQELIDAGKKRMDETDQAIERSKQVVEQTIEVGAQTAGTLKGQTEQMGRIVNELDTIHFSIKKASQLVKEIGRQVATDKCIMMFLFLVVCGVIAIIIVKVVNPNNKNIRDIPGLAPPAPASRRLLSRSTMGPLY